Sequence from the Lepisosteus oculatus isolate fLepOcu1 chromosome 13, fLepOcu1.hap2, whole genome shotgun sequence genome:
ggcacctcagtacctgtctgagttactattgtcctactccccacctctcaATCTTTGCTCAtcaaattctggtctcctgacatcagagagtcaccttccctcaGCTCTTTTGAattcagactcaaaaccttcttttttagaagggcttttatttaactgtttttttgatCCCCTTGGAATTCCTATTTTTTCCATACCCCAATCTACTATCTCCtcttaatgtgttttttactttgttattgttctgtaaagtgctttaagagGCACTTTCAgaggcaatatatatatatacagtataataaagtttattattattaatattaatatgacaGACCCTTACCTCTCAGCCCACCACCCCTTGAATTGGAAATGAATACACTGCAAGGTGTTACACAATTTATCTTTGTCACCTACCTCTACCTGTAACGATATATAAAGATATCCTTAAGCAATAGATATATATTAGTAGAAGTAGCACTAGTAGCACAGATGCATACAAAAATATACTGAATCTCAAATTCTTGACTcatgcatttgcattttttaatttaaagaataatAGAATGCTGTtacaagcatgtttttttttaccaaaaatgttttaatggaaCATGTAATGCACTTTAAGCTGCACATAAGCTAAATCATCCAGTCAAAgacaaatataaattaatttaatgtgaTCTTGATCTTCTATCATTTCAAGGCAATTTTATTAAGCAAATGGAAGTCAGTTATAAAGTTATATCCACAtagcaaaataattttacaataaATGTGAACATTTGAAGTGAGGAAAAGTATACATTTCACAAGTATTTTTGTCAGTAAAAAAGTTATTTGGAAATAAAGAATCCTAAATCATACTATGTAGTCTATGTATCTgcatattgaaaatgaaaaaattgcACACATAAAGCCTGCCTTGTTTTGCATTCTTTTTAGTCATTTGAAATTAAAGAAGTCTAACTAAACGTACAGAATCATTCATTTGTCTCAAGTAGCTGTGTGTAGTATATGAATCTTCACATGTCATCTTGAGTGCGAGTTGTGTCCATCTCCacactttctttcttttcccagAAAGACTCTAGAGAGAAATAATAGATGACTGGATCTAGACAGAAGTTGATACTGGTAAAGCATGTTACAAACCTCAAAGTCAATCTGCTGACAGTGCCTTGATAGAAAGCTAAAAACAGTACAATGCTAAATGGTGCAAAAAATACAGCAAACATGAAGACGTTCAGAAAAAACATCCACATAAGCTTCTTCTTCTCAGCCAGGAGCTGACCAGTCAGTGTCTTGTGCAGAGTTTTCAAAACCATCACTGTGCAGAATACGTTACATATAAgcagaagaaatacaaaaatggcTAATACCAAAGGCATTGGtgatatatttgttttgttctgcGCCGAATGGCTCTCAAAACAACCACAATTTTTAGCCAGTcttttatagtgtttttttgCCCAGATGGCGATAAGGATCATGGTG
This genomic interval carries:
- the lpar5b gene encoding lysophosphatidic acid receptor 5b, which codes for MNNTTCSVNGTAPYQYIFTAVYTGVMVIGLPFNGISLWIFLRRHGMRSPPAVFMTNLATADLLFVLSLPLRIYYYATSKWPFGKVMCTISEMLFRSNIYSSAFFITLISVDRFLAVVYPLRSRAIRTVRIAGTACLAVWVFTMILIAIWAKKHYKRLAKNCGCFESHSAQNKTNISPMPLVLAIFVFLLLICNVFCTVMVLKTLHKTLTGQLLAEKKKLMWMFFLNVFMFAVFFAPFSIVLFLAFYQGTVSRLTLRFVTCFTSINFCLDPVIYYFSLESFWEKKESVEMDTTRTQDDM